The nucleotide sequence GATGATCTTCAGCGAAATGCCCAGTTGCTTCAGTCGGCGCACCGTCTCGATGATTTCGGGTTTGGGCGGATCAAAGAAAACTAAAAACCCCAGGAAGGTCATGCCGGCCTCGTGGTCTTTGGTGATGACCGGCATCGAGCCGTCCGCCCGGTAAGCGATCCCCAGCGTGCGATAGCCCTGACGGCTGAGCGCGTCAAATTGTTTCCGGATTTGATCCCGGAGCGGAGCGATATCCGCGACCGTCCCTCCGGAAACCTCGACGCAGGAGCAGACCGCAAGGATGTTGGGCAACGCGCCCTTCGTGATCATGAGGGTCGCAGCATCTTTTGCAATCAGGATGCTCAATCGCTTGCGGATAAAGTCGTACGGCACCTCGTCCAGTTTCCGGTAGCCGGATAAATCGAACGGACGGTGGTTTCGAATCGCTTCATCCAGGGGGTTTGTGAAACCCGTCTCGTAAAACGCATTGAGATAGGCATAGAGCAGAACCCGCTCGCTGGGTTGGCCATCCGTATCCAGGGTGGAATGCAGCCGAACCACGCCCTCGGTCAGCGTGCCGGTCTTATCGGCACAAAGCACATTCATGCTACCGAAGTTTTCGATCGAGGCGAGGCGTTTGACGATCACCTGCTTGCGGGCCATTTTTTTCGCGCCATGGGCCAGGTTGATGCTGATGATCACCGGCAACAGCTGAGGCGTCAGGCCGACGGCCAGGGCGAGGGAAAAAAGGAAAGAGTCCAACACGGGCCGCTCCAGATAGACGTTGATCGCGAAGATCGCAATCACCAGCACCAGCGTCACTTCCATCAGGAGGTTCCCGAAGCGCCGGACGCCGCGCTCGAATTCGGTATCGGGCGGCCGGAGCTTCAGCCGCTCGGACACTTGGCCGAACTCGGTCTGCAAGCCCGTATGGACCGCCGCCGCCCGGGCGGTGCCGCTGATCACGTGGGTGCCCATCCAGAGCGCGTTTGTCCGGCGGCCCAGCGGCGTGTCCAGAGGGAGGACCCCGGCCGATTTTTCGACGGGGTAGGTTTCGCCCGTCAGGGTCGCCTCATCGATGAAAAGGTCCTTGGCGCTCAGAAGCCGGCAGTCGGCCGGGACGCTGTCTCCGGCATGGAGAACGATCAGATCGCCCGGAACGACATGCTCGACCGGAATCTCGATCGGGCTTCCGTCCCGCAGCACGTCGGCCTTGATTTGGATCATCGCCAGGAGCTTCTCGACGGCGCCGGCCGCGCCGCGTTCCTGCCAGAATCCGAGCAGGCCGCTGGCGGTCACGATCGTCAGGATGATGAGGGCGTCTACTGGATTGCGGAGAAAAAAAGACAGGCCCGCGGCGAAGAGAAGGATCACGATAAGCGGTGTTTTGAATTGTATCAGCAGCAGCGTCAGCGCGTCCGACCGCCTTTTGGCTTTTAGGCGATTGGGGCCGAAACGGGCGAGACGCTCCCGGGCCTCGTCGGACGTCAAACCCTGCGGCGACGCCTGGAGCTGCTGAAGCAGATCCTGCGGATCAACGCTCCAGAATGGATCGATCGGCCGGTTCAAGTCGGTTTTCCTCTCCATGAAAGTTAAGCCGTCCTGTCGCGGCGGAGAACGGAGCAGGACTACTGGATCTGGTGGATGTCCCCTTTGATGGAGGCGCCGGCCGATAAGGCGAAGGTGACGCCGTCCTGAAGCTTCAGGGTTGTCTTGACGATGCGCGACCGGTCGACGACATGGATCGCGCCGAGATAAAGATGGTTGCTCGGGATGTACACCACGGCCAGATTCCGCCGGGCGCCGTCCGCTTTCGTGAGCGTGAACTCTCCCGTCAGAAATCCGCCGTTGAATCCTTCCCCGGATGAATGCTCCACCAGGACGAATTCCTTGAATCCCGACGGATTGTTCGGGTTCAGGCTATCGACAATCCGCTTGATGTTCCGGTAGATGCCCTTGAAGATCGGAAGCCGTTCGAGAAGGCCGTCGATCCAGCCCAGGACCAGTGCGCCGTAAACACTTGAAAGAATCAGGCCCGCGATAAAAATGATCGCCAGCGTCATCAGCACGCCCAGCCCCCGTATCTCGACATGTAAAAACGTGGAGATCAAGGGCTGGAATAAGGCGTCCATCGTCTTCAGCAGCCAGACCAAAAGCGTGACGGTCAGATAAAGGGGAAGCAGCGCAATGAGACCGGTCAGCAGCGTATTTCGAAGGCGTTTCATCATTGGGTGTCTCCTTTAATAGTTAGAAACCACGGACCATTATACTGCCCTGGGGGGGTCTTGTCTAACCCTCCCGGAACGCCGATCGATTTTCGGACAACAAGCTCCTCTCGCCATCGTCAGGGGCAATGTGATAAAATAAAAGCAAAAGAGGGATTGTTATGGAAACCGCCGTGAACAGACCGGATGCGGTTGTGCCGACGCGGTACTGGCACAAGCTCGAGGACGGCCGCGTCCAGTGCGATCTGTGCCCTCGTTTTTGCAAGCTCAACGAAGGCCAGCAGGGCCTCTGCTTCGTGCGGGCCCGGCAAAACGATCAGATTGTCCTCACCACGTACGGGCGCTCGAGCGGGTTTTGCGTCGACCCCATCGAAAAAAAACCGCTGAACCATTTTCTTCCCGGCACCTCCGTGCTTTCCTTCGGAACGGCGGGATGCAACCTGTCCTGCCGGTTTTGCCAGAACTGGGACATCAGCAAGTCCCGCGAAGTGGACACCCTGGCCGACGCCGCGTCCCCCGAAGTCATCGCCCGCGCCGCGCGGGAATTGGGCTGCCGCAGCGTGGCCTTTACCTACAACGACCCGGTCGTCTTCCATGAATACGCGATCGACGTGGCCCGGGCCTGCCGGACGGCCGGGATCAAGACGGTGGCCGTGACGGCGGGCTACGTTTGCGAGGCGCCGCGCGAGGAATTTTACCGCTATATGGACGCGGCCAATGTCGACCTCAAGGGTTTCACGGAGCGATTTTATCAACAGATCACGGCCGGGCATCTCCAACCCGTTCTGGACACGCTGATCTATCTCAAGCACCGGACGAATGTCTGGTTTGAGATTACGACGCTCCTCATCCCGGGTGAGAACGATTCGGACCGGGAGATCGACGCCCTGACCCGGTGGGTGCTGGAACACCTGGGACCGGAGGTGCCCGTTCATTTCACCGCGTTCCATCCGGACTACAAGATGCTGGACAAACCGCCCACCCCGCCCGCGACACTGACACGGGCGAGACGGATCGCCATGGAAAACGGGATCCGCTATGCCTACACCGGCAACGTTCATGATCCCGAAGGTGACAGCACCTACTGCCACGGGTGCGGTAAAAAATTAATTGGCCGCGACTGGTACCTCCTTTCCGACTGGAACCTGACCGAGGACGGCCGTTGCCGGTCCTGCGGCACCGCCTGCGCCGGGGTCTTCTCCGGTCCGCCGGGAGACTGGGGCCCAAGGCGCCTTCCGGTGCGCCTTCAGGATTTTTATTGATTGAGTAGTGCGATCGCCCGCCTTTCCAATCCATCGTACGGCTCGCTTGTAACTCCCTTAACTTTATGAGATAATTCTGTCACGATGAATTCCGACAACCTGCGCAAAGGATTTTTAGAATATTTCAGCCGGCAGGGGCATACCCTTGTTCCGAGTTCCCCCTTAATTCCACAAAAAGACCCGACCTTGCTGTTCACAAACGCCGGCATGGTCCAATTCAAGGATGTTTTTCTGGGAAATGAAAGTCGTGCTTATAAGCGGGCCGTCTCGGTTCAGAAATGCATGCGAGCCGGCGGAAAGCATAACGATTTGGAGAATGTGGGGATGACGGGGCGTCACCACACCTTCTTTGAAATGCTGGGCAATTTTTCTTTCGGCGACTACTTTAAAACCGATGCGATCGCATTTGCGTGGGAATTGTTGACGAAGCATTGGAATCTTCCCAAGGCCCGGCTCTGGATTACGGTCTTCAGGGAAGACGACGAGGCCGAGGGATTATGGAAACAGATCGGGGTGCCGGCCGACCGGATCAAGCGCATGGATGAGAAGGACAATTTTTGGGCCATGGGTGATACCGGCCCCTGCGGTCCGTGTTCCGAGATCCTGATCGACCAGGGAGAGGCGGCCGCCGGCGCTCCGCATAACTGTAAAGGCGTCGGCTGCGACTGCGACCGGTATCTCGAGATCTGGAACCTGGTCTTCATGCAGTTCATGCGGAATCCCGATGGAAAACTCACCGCGCTTCCGAAGCCCAGCATCGATACCGGGATGGGCCTTGAGCGGATCACGGCCGTGACCCAGGGGGTCCTCTCCAATTACGACACGGATCTTTTCCTGCCGATCTTCAAAAGCGTTTCCGAAACGACCGACCAGGATCTGGTCGCGCTGCGCAACGGCATGCCCGGACGGGTGATCGCGGACCACATCCGCGCCATCACCTTTCTGATCGGCGACGGGGTGCTGCCCTCCAACGAAGGCCGGGGATACCTGCTGAGACGGGTCATCCGGCGCGCGGCGCGGTACGGAAAGGAACTCGGGCTGAACGAGCCGTTCCTCTATAAACTCTCCGGAGCGGCGGTGGATGCGATGGTCACGACCTATCCCGAGTTGGCCCGCTCGCGGACGGTCATCGCCCAGGTGACCCAGGGAGAGGAAGAGCGCTTCATTCAGACCTTGAATCAGGGCGTGGGCCTCTTCAAAGAAGTGATGGACAAGGTGAAGGCGACCGGCCAGTCGGTCATCCCGGGCGGCGAAGCTTTCCGGCTGTACGATACTTACGGGTTCCCCTTGGACATCGCGACGGACATGGCGCGCGACGTCGGCCTTCGGATCGACGAGGCCGGTTATCAGGCCGCGATGGCCGACCAGCGGGACCGGGCGAGGAAATCCTGGGTGGTAAAGGAAGTGGCGCCGTATTATAGCGAGGCTTCCGCCAGACTGGGGTTGACCGAGTTCGTGGGCTACGACAGCCTGGAAGAGGAGATCCGTCTCATCGGGATTTTAAAGGGCGGCCGCCCGGTGAGCAAAGCCGCGGCGGGCGAAACGGTCGAGTTGATATTCGACCGGACGCCGTTTTACGGCGAATCGGGCGGACAGGCCGGCGATCAGGGACTGCTCGAGCATCCCAGCGCCCTGGCCGAAATTCATGCCACGATCAAACCGGTGCCGGGATTTTTCGTCCATCAGGGAAAGGTGACTCAGGGCGAAGTGGTGGAGGGAGAAACCTACCGGGCGGTCGTGAGCCCCGCGGCGCGGTGGGGAGCGGCGAGAAACCATACCGCCACGCATATCCTTCATTCGACGCTCCGTGAAATTCTGGGCGAGCATGTCAAGCAGTCCGGCTCGCTTGTGGCCCCGGACCGTCTCCGGTTTGACTTCGGACATTTCAAGCCGTTAACCGCGCAGGAGATCAAACGGATCGAGACCGTCGTGAACGAACGCGTTCGCGAAGACGATCCGGTCGAAACGCAGGTGATGGATTTTCAGGAAGCGGTCCGGACCGGCGCGCTGGCGTTTTTCGACGACAAGTATGGAGACCGCGTCCGCGTGGTGCGTATTTCGGACTTCAGCAAAGAACTCTGCGGGGGAACCCATTGCCATGAAACCGGCCAGGTCGGGTTGTTCAAGCTCGTGCAGGAGGGCAGCATCGCGGCCGGCGTCCGACGGATCGAGGCGCTGACGGGCGAGATGGCGTATCTGCATGTCCGGAAGCAGGAGGAAGACATCCGGGAGATTGCCGCGTTGTTAAAGGTCCAACCGGCCGAGGTGGTCGAGAAGACCCGGCGGCTTCTGGCCCAGATGCGCGAGCGCGAAAAAGAGATGGACCGGTTTAAAGGACGGGCCGCCGGCAGCCAGGCGGAGGACCTTGCATCGGAGGCCCGGACGGTGGACGGGATCCGGGTGCTGGCCAAGCAGCTTCAGGACGGACTGGAGGCGAAAGATCTGCGGGCGTTTATGGACAGGTTGAAGAACCGGCTGAAAACGAATTACATCGCGGTGGTAGCCTCCACCTCCGCCGACCAGAGCAATGCGTTTCTGATCACGGCCGTTTCGCCCGATATGACGGGCCGCTTCAATGCGGGCGAGATCGCGAAGGAAATCGCCGGCATTGTCGGCGGTTCGGGCGGAGGCCGTCCGGACATGGCGCAGGCCGGAGGGAAAAACGTCTCAAAGCTTTCGGAGGCGCTGGCCCGCGTTTACGAAATCGTGGAAAAAAAGCGGCCATAATGCGCGGTATAATATAAAACAGGCGGGTGGGAGGAAACGATCATGGTTACGAAGATGATGAAAAAAATGGTGATGGCCGGTCTTGGGGTTGAAGCGAAGGCCCGCGAGACTTGGGAGGAGCTGGTCCGGCGTGGAGAGGAGAACCAGAGAGACTATGCCAAAAAAATGAAGGAACGCGTCGCAGGGCTGGAGAAAGATCTGAGCAGGCTGGAAAAGAAAGAGCGGGATCTGATCGATAAAGTGATGGCCAAGCTTCCCCTCGCAACCAAGGCAGACCTGGATCGCCTTGAGAAGAAGATTCAGGAGCTGACGGCCAAAATAAAAAGCGGCTAAGATGTCGGCCCCGGGCGAACGCATTCTGGCCTTGGATCTGGGCGAGCGACGGATCGGCTTGGCCGTCAGCGATGAACTGGGCTGGACCGCACACGGCCTTCCCACGATGGAGCGGATCGGCCCCAAGAAGGATATCCAGAGGCTCCGCGAAGTCGTAGGCCGGTGTCAGGTCCGGAAGCTGGTCGTAGGCCTCCCTCGCAACATGGACGGCAGCTTGGGACCTCAAGCCAACCTCGTTCTGGACTTTATCGAGCACCTGAAGGACAAGCTGAAGCTGGATGTTATCCCGTGGGATGAACGTCTCACAACACAGGCGGCCGAACGGGCCCTTCTCGAGGCGGACATGAGTCGCGCCAAACGCCGGAAGAAAGTGGACCAGGTTGCGGCCGTGCTGATCCTGCAAGGCTATCTGGACAGCCGCCGAGGTCTGCTCCAGACCGCCTCCCAAACCGACGCGTGATGGAGTTGACGGTACAAAAACGAATCGGCCGCATGGCGATTCCGCTCCTTTTCATCGGGACGGCCCTCCTGTTTGTGCTCGTGCAGGAGGTGACCTTTCTCTACATCCCGCCCGATCGGGATCGGGTTCAAAAGGTGCTGGAAATTCCGGAGGGGACGACACTCCGGAAGACCGCCCGGTTGCTTTTTCAAAACGGATTGATCACCAGCGTCGAGTCGTTTGTGGTGGTCGGCAAGATTCTGGCGATCGAGCGGCACATCATCCCGGGCGAATATGCCTTTCATACGCGGATGCTGCCGCTCGAGATTATAGGACTGCTGAAGAGCGGCCGGGTGATTGAGCACGAAATCACGATCCCGGAAGGATCGACCCTGGCTCAGATCGGACAATGGGTGGAGGAAAAACATCTGGCTCGGGCGGACGAGTTTATCCGACGGGCGAACGATCCCGTTTTTGTTCAATCGTTGGGATATGAAGCCGATTCGCTGGAGGGTTATCTCTATCCGGAAACGTACTATTTCTCCAAGCGCGTCGGAACGGACGGGATCCTACGGGCGCTCGTCAAGCAGTTTGAAACGGTCTATACGCCTGAGATGGAAAAACGGGCGCAGGAAATCGGGATGACGCGGCAGGAGGTCGTCACACTGGCATCGATTATCGAGAAGGAAACCTCGGTCGAGGCCGAACGGCCGATCATCTCGGCCGTGTTTCACAATCGGATCCGAAAAAACATTCCCCTGCAGAGCGATCCCACCGTGATTTACAGTCTTCCGCATTTCAACGGGAACCTGACCCGGAAGAACTTAAGAATTCCTTCTCCCTATAATACCTATCGCATCAAGGGACTTCCCCCGGGTCCGATTGCGAACCCCGGTCGGGCGGCGCTTTGGGCGGCGCTTTACCCGGCGCCGGTGGACTATCTCTATTTCGTTTCCAAGAACGACGGAACGCATTATTTCTCAAAGACGCTGGCCGAGCACAACCGGGCCGTCCAGAAATACCAAAAACGGCGCCTCGTAAAAAGCACGTAGGGATTCCGATGTTTTCACAAGCGGGCGAGCTGGCCGGAATGATTGACCACACGCGCCTGGCCCCGGACACGACGCCCGCAGATATCCGCCGGGTTTGCAAAGAGGCCCGGCGGCATGGTTTCGCGTCGGTTTGCATCCCGCCCTGTTATGTCGAGGAGGCGGCCCGCGGGCTCGCGGGATCGAAGGTGGCCGTCGGCACCGTCATCGGCTTTCCGATGGGGTATCAATCCCTGTTCGTGAAGATCGTCGAGGCTGTGGAGGCCGTCAAGCGCGGGGCCGAAGAGCTGGATCTGGTCGTCCACTTGGGGGCCGTTAAAACGGGAAACGCCGACGCCGTACGGACCGAGGTGGCCCAGATCCGGAACGCGGTTGCCGGGGCCCGGCTCAAAGTGATTCTCGAGACCGGCTATTTGACCCGGAAAGAGATCGTCTCGGCCTGCCGCTGGGTCCGGGAAGCGGGGGCCGTGTGGGTCAAGACCTCCACCGGATTCGGTCCCAAAGGAGCCACGGCGGCGGATGTCCGCCTGCTCAAGAGGTCGATCGGGAAGGGCGGATTCGTCAAGGCCGCGGGTGGAATCCGGAACCTCAAAATGGTGGAGATCATGGTCCAGGCCGGCGCCTCCCGAATTGGGACCAGCCGCGGCGCGGAGATTCTAAAAGAATACCTGCGCGGATCGGATCAATCATGAAGCCCCCAAAAGTATCCAAGGAAGCCTTGACGGCGTCCGACCGACAGGCGCTGGACCATCTGGTCGCCCAGCTCCGTAAGCTCTATTCCGAGCGCCTGAGGCAGGTGATCCTCTATGGCCACAAGAGCCGCGGGGAGCGGGGGTCGGACCTGGATATCTTGGTTGTGATCGAGGGAATTACGGACCGCTTTGTTGAAATGAGCCGGATCCATCGGATCACCGGCCCGATCACCGTAGAGGAGGATATTCTGATCACGGCCGTTCCGGTCGACGCAGCCTACCTCGATCAGCAACGCGAAGACTCGTTCTTTGCCGCGATCCTTCAGGACGGGATTACGCTGTGAAAGGGAGAACGCTCGAATGAGCATCGAGACCCGGCTGAAGGAGCAGGGGATTGTGCTTCCGATCCCGCCCAAACCGGTGGCGAATTATGTGCCGGCCGTCCGGACCGGGGAATTGCTTTTTACCAGCGGGGTGTTGCCGATGAAAGAGGGGAAGCTGGCTTACGAAGGAAAACTGGGCCGGGACCTGACGGTGGAGCAGGGGCAGGATGCGGCCCGGCTGGCGCTGCTCAATGCACTGGCCGTTGTGAAACAGGACCAGGGAAACCTCGACCGAGTCGTCCGGGTCGTTCGGTTGACGGGACATGTCGCCTCGGCGCCGGGGTTCGTGCAGCAGCCGGCCGTGCTGAACGGCGCTTCGGATCTGTTGGTTGCGGTCTTCGGCGAGGCTGGCCGGCACACCCGCGCGGCACTGGGAGCGGCCGAACTGCCGCTGAACAGCCCGATCGAGCTTGAATTGATCGTGCAGGTCCGCCCGTGAAGAGAATACGCAGTTAAGCGGGTCCTGTCCTTGGGCAGCCCCGCCTCGGCCACCCGCGTATGTGGCCAAATCCGAATTACTCCGGAGGCGGCCGATTGATCCGGATCGTCGCTTTGGCACGAAGACGGCCGAGATATTCCTTCAACTTCGAATTCGTTTTCTCCGCAATCAAACTGTCCTGAACCGCTTTTCGGGCGTCCTCCGGTTTCTCGCTCTTGAATTCCTCGCTGTGATCCTGCAAGTAATGGTCGGTCTCCTCCGGAGTGACGAACACGAAAAATTGGATACGCTGCTCAATCAGTTTGTGAACGATCAGCTGTTGCTTGAGTTGTTGTTCGATCTCGGCGTCCGTGAGGGACAATCGATCCTTGAGCAGGTCGAATGTCTCCGCGCGCCCGAACCGGAGCCGGAGCTTTTTGTAGGCGGCCGCCACGTCGTCGTCCGACGGCGGAGGGATCTCGAGTTTCTTGGCCTCGGCCAGGAGCAGTTTCTGATCGATGAGATCATTGAGCACGGTCGAGTCATCCGCGCCGCGTTTCTCCACAAAGACCTCCCGGTATTCCTGGACGTCGCTCAACGCGATCACTTCGTTGTTCACGACGGCCAAGATCCGATCGGCTACGACGGCCGGAACCGGCGAGGGAGAGGACAGGATGAAGCAGAAAATCCCAATCGGAATCAACGCAAAGAATCGCATACCGTCTAAACGGTAGCATAAAAAAGGCTCGTGATCAAATGGGAAGGGGTTCATTGACAAAACGGTCCCGACCAACGATAATACGCCCTGCTCGACCGAATCATCAACAGCGGAAGGAACAGCCATGGCGTATTCCAAAGAGAAAGACAAACTGATCGAAGTCGTCGGCACCGTGGAAGGCCCGCGGTCGAACATCGAAGTGGCGATCTATTCGTACGACGGCGCGGCGCCGAAAATCGCCGTCACCCGGTTTTCCGAGCGGGAGGACGGAAGCCGCGGCTTTCAAAACCTCGGCCGGTTGACACGCGAAGAAGCTGAGGGACTCCTGCCCTTGCTGAAGGCCGCCATCGGCAAACTGTAGCCGTGTTCAAGACCCGGCGGGGCAGGGCGGAGCTTTTTCTTTTTGCGACCACCTTTATCTGGGGCGGGACATTTGTCGTCGTCAAGGTGGGGCTGGGAGATTTTTCACCGGTCCTCTTGGTGGCCCTTCGGTTTTCGCTGGCGGCCCTTGTTCTCTTCGTCTTCGGCCTCAAACGGATCCTCCGGATCGACCGGGTCCTGCTCTGGAAGGGGAGCCTGCTCGGTTCGCTCCTGTTTCTCGGGTTTGCGCTCCAGACCATCGGGCTGAACGACACCACGGCCTCGAAGTCGGCGTTTATCACCGGCTTGATGGTGATCTTCACGCCGGTCTTTCAATTCGCCATCGAGAAACGGGTCCCGAAACTCGGCAACCTTGTCGGCGTCGCGGTCGTCACGGCCGGGCTCTGGTTGCTGACGTCACCGTCCGGCGCCGGTTTCACGCGCGGAGACGCGCTCACACTGCTGTGCGCCGCGGTATTCGGCTTGTATATTGTCATGCTGGATCTCTTCTCGAAGGCGACGGAGCCTCTTCCCTTGACCTTTGTTCAGATGCTCACCCCGGCGATTTTGGGGTGGACGACGCTTCCCCTGCTCGAAACCCCTGTCTGGCATCCCACGGCGAACGCTATCACGGTCTTGCTCTACTGCGCCCTGCTCGGAAACGTCCTGAGCAGCTACGTCCAAACCCGGTATCAGCGCGATACGACCCCCACACGGGCCGCGATCATTTTCACCGTTGAACCGCTCTGGGCCTCGATACTGGGTTATCTGATGCTTAAAGAGATGATCGGGTATTGGGGAATGGCGGGCGGCGCGCTGATCATTGCGGGGATCTTGGTTTCGGAACTGTCGGATTCCGTGCCTTCTCCGCCAGCCGAAGGATGATTTTCCATTCTTTCTTCGTGACGGGCTGAACGGAGAGTCGGCCATGGCGGAGAAGGACCATGTTCTCGAGCCCCGGTGTTTTTCGGAGGGTCTGGACCGGGATGACGGACGGAAAGGCCTTCACGAACTTCACGTCCACACGGTACCAGATCGGATGATCCGGGCTGCTCTTGGAATCGTAATGGAGATCGGCGGGGTCAAAGGCCGTGTCATCCGGGTAACCTTCCCTTACGACCTCTGCAAGACCAGCAATCCCACTTGGGTACGTGCTACTGTGGTAAAAAAGAACCTGGTCTCCCACTTTAATGGAGTTTTTAAGGTAATTCCGTGCTTGGTAATTCCTTACGCCGTCCCAGCCGGTCACGCCGCAGGTCTTGAGGTCCTGGATCGAGAAGGTGTCGGGTTCGGACTTCATTAACCAATAGGAGGGAGTTCGGACCATTTACTCCACTTTGATAGAGGCATTTTCGAGGATCGCCTTGTAGGTATACCCGGCGCCGAGGTCTTTATCGGTGTCCAGAGTCCCCGAAACGAGGACATGATCGCCGACCTTCACGTCCTGTTGGGATGTGACGGCGAGGTCGTTCGTTCCTTCTTTGCCGCTTCCGTCCTGGATGTGAAGGAAGTTCTTTCCCATGATTCCGGGGTTGAATTTCACCACCTTGCCGCGAACCTGAACCTGTTTTCCTTTCAGAGTTTCGCGGTCGGCATAAACCTGCTCCACCGTCTTAACCTCTTTTGAACCGGACTGTGTTTGAGCGCCCGGCGGTTTTGACCGCCCGCCTTTGTCGGGGGAAGGATCATTTCCGATTACCTTGACCGATGGAGTAAAAATGATCGAGTCAAAGGTGCGTTTCAGCGTCGGGCTGTAGAAGTCTTTCATCTCCGAGCCGGGCGCAACATCCACCTGATTGCCGACGGCCAGATCCATTTGGGGTGTGGCGGCCCAATACCGACCGCTTTTTGTCTCGACCTCAAGATAGGTGTACGATCCCGCGTTCATGGTGGTCACCACGACGCCGGTTCGTTCCAAGGCCCCCGCCGTTTCCGTCCCGATGATTAAGACCGCGCACAGCGACGTCAAGATGACAAAGCGGTTTTTCAAGGAGTTCCTCCGTTCAGGTTGATGGGACGACTCACATCCCCATGATATGATAGCCGGCGTCGACGTAAATTACTTCTCCCGTGACTCCGCTGGACAGATCGCTGGCCAGAAAAAGGGCCGTGCCGGCCACTTCGTCGGCAGAAATATTTCGCCGCAGAGGCGCCCTGGCCTCGACGTGATGAAGCATGTCCAGAAAACCCGAGATGCCGGCCGAGGCCAGCGTTCGGATCGGACCGGCCGAGATCGCGTTGACGCGAATCCCCTTCGGACCCAGATCCGCCGCAAGGTAACGGACGCTGGCCTCCAAGGCGGCTTTGGCTACGCCCATCACATTGTAACGCGGGACGACTTTTTCGGCGCCGTAGTAGCTGAGCGTGAGAATACTGGCCGGCCGGCCTTCCATTAGAGGCGCGGCATGGCGGGCCAGGACCGTGAGCGAGTAGGCGCTGACGTCCTGCGCGAGCCGAAATCCGTCCCGGGACGTGCTCAGAAAGTCGGCTTTGAGATCTTCTTTATTGGCATACGCGATCGCGTGCACGAGAATGTCGAGATGGCCGAAGACGGACCGCACCTGATCGAAGACGGCTTGGATCTGATCGTCCTTTGTGACGTCGCAGGGAAGGATCAGCTTGGCCCCGACGCTCTCGGCCAGCGGCCGGACCCGCTTCTCCAGAGCGTCGCCCGCATAGGTAAAGGCCAGCTCGGCCCCCTCCTGGTTCATCGCCCGCGCGATCGCCCAGGCGATGCTCTTCTCATTCGCGACGCCGAAAATAATCCCTTTCCGACCGTTCAGAAGGCTCATCAAGAAGTCTCCGGCGGATTCATTATAAAGAGAGGTGAATCATACATGAATAAGAGGGAGTTTTCAACTGCCGGGGACAACGATCCCAGGGAGTAAGGACGGGCCGGATTGGAACGGAGAGATCCGGGCGAACCATTCAGGCGTAATGGCAGGCCGGGTTTCCCGGCACTGAAATCGTGTCAGTCTCCGCCCGCGAAGGCGTCCTCTTCGTATTCTTCGATTCCTTCGTCATCGGTTCGGCCCAGGCCGTTCAAGAAGGAATGCCGAAGCTCACGAATTTGATTGGATTGAGTCTGGTTGATTTTGCCCGCGGTCTCTTTGAGATAGCGGCGACAAAGCTCAAGACCCTTTTTGAAGCGATCGGGGCTGGGGCATTCGATGACGTAGTTCCAAGTCGTATAGATCAGGAATTCAAGGAAGGCCGTGGCCGTCGGATGAGTCTCGCCGATCTTGAACAGCGTCGCGTAGGCTTCCGCGGATTCCTGCCCGGTGCTGGAAGCGAACCGTTCCTCGGCCTCGGTGGCGGGATACAGATCCTCGCCCAGCTCCCCGGCTGTC is from Nitrospiria bacterium and encodes:
- a CDS encoding RidA family protein; this encodes MSIETRLKEQGIVLPIPPKPVANYVPAVRTGELLFTSGVLPMKEGKLAYEGKLGRDLTVEQGQDAARLALLNALAVVKQDQGNLDRVVRVVRLTGHVASAPGFVQQPAVLNGASDLLVAVFGEAGRHTRAALGAAELPLNSPIELELIVQVRP
- a CDS encoding DMT family transporter, which encodes MFKTRRGRAELFLFATTFIWGGTFVVVKVGLGDFSPVLLVALRFSLAALVLFVFGLKRILRIDRVLLWKGSLLGSLLFLGFALQTIGLNDTTASKSAFITGLMVIFTPVFQFAIEKRVPKLGNLVGVAVVTAGLWLLTSPSGAGFTRGDALTLLCAAVFGLYIVMLDLFSKATEPLPLTFVQMLTPAILGWTTLPLLETPVWHPTANAITVLLYCALLGNVLSSYVQTRYQRDTTPTRAAIIFTVEPLWASILGYLMLKEMIGYWGMAGGALIIAGILVSELSDSVPSPPAEG
- a CDS encoding EVE domain-containing protein — translated: MVRTPSYWLMKSEPDTFSIQDLKTCGVTGWDGVRNYQARNYLKNSIKVGDQVLFYHSSTYPSGIAGLAEVVREGYPDDTAFDPADLHYDSKSSPDHPIWYRVDVKFVKAFPSVIPVQTLRKTPGLENMVLLRHGRLSVQPVTKKEWKIILRLAEKARNPTVPKPRSPQ
- a CDS encoding DNA-binding protein; translation: MKNRFVILTSLCAVLIIGTETAGALERTGVVVTTMNAGSYTYLEVETKSGRYWAATPQMDLAVGNQVDVAPGSEMKDFYSPTLKRTFDSIIFTPSVKVIGNDPSPDKGGRSKPPGAQTQSGSKEVKTVEQVYADRETLKGKQVQVRGKVVKFNPGIMGKNFLHIQDGSGKEGTNDLAVTSQQDVKVGDHVLVSGTLDTDKDLGAGYTYKAILENASIKVE
- a CDS encoding enoyl-ACP reductase, giving the protein MSLLNGRKGIIFGVANEKSIAWAIARAMNQEGAELAFTYAGDALEKRVRPLAESVGAKLILPCDVTKDDQIQAVFDQVRSVFGHLDILVHAIAYANKEDLKADFLSTSRDGFRLAQDVSAYSLTVLARHAAPLMEGRPASILTLSYYGAEKVVPRYNVMGVAKAALEASVRYLAADLGPKGIRVNAISAGPIRTLASAGISGFLDMLHHVEARAPLRRNISADEVAGTALFLASDLSSGVTGEVIYVDAGYHIMGM